Below is a window of Rhizobium jaguaris DNA.
GACGGGTCTAGCCGTGCGAGCGACCAAGGACCCGTTCCGCTTCTATCTGGTTGCCTGCGCTCTCTATCTGGTGCTCGCCATCATTTCCTCGGCTGGTTTGTCTTACCTTGATCGCTGGGCCAAACGTGCGGAGTTTCGCCGATGAGCTATGCTGAAGCTTTGATCCCAGCGCAACCGGCACCGCCAGAGGCGATGAAAGGTGTCTCCAAAGCGCGCATTGCCGGTTATTTCTTCCTGGCACTCTGGGCGCTGCTCGGCATCGCGCTAATCGCGATGATGATCACCAATTGGGATAACGAAAAATTCTTCCGGTTCGGCCCCCGCCTTTTGCATGGTCTCTGGATCACGGTGAAGCTGGTCGGACTTTCCTTCATTCTCGGGGCAATACTCTCGATTCCGCTCGCTTTCGCCAGGATGTCGAAGAACAGGATCCTGAAGACCCTGACCTATTGCTATGTCTATCTCTTCCGCGGCACGCCTCTGCTGGCGCAGATATTCATGGTCTATTACGGCTTTCCACAGGCGCGCGGCTTCTTTGAGACCATCGGTCTCTGGTGGTTTTTTCGCGATCCTTTCTACTGCGGTCTGTTTGCCATTACGTTGAACACGGCCGCCTATCAGACCGAGATTGTGCGTGGCGCCATCCAGAGCGTTCCTCATGGCCAAAGCGAGGCTGCGGCGTCGCTCGGCCTTCACAAGCTCGTCACCTTCTACAAGGTCATCCTGCCGCAGGCGTTGATCGTGGCTTTGCGCCCCTACGGCAACGAGATCATCCTCTTGATCAAGAGCTCGGCGACCGTTTCGATCATCACCGTCTATGATCTGATGGGCGAGACACGCTATGCCTTCTCGCAGACCTACGATTACCAAACCTATCTCTGGGCGGCGATTTTCTACCTTTCCATCGTCGAACTGATGCGCAATCGCTGGGCTTGGATCGAGGCACATCTTACACGCCACTTGAAGCGTTGACCTTGGTAGCGGGCGGCATGTTTTGGCGCCGTCCACGCCGCTAGCAGCACTCGCGTTACAACGCTGCTATCATATTGATTTTTTAGAAAAAAATCTTTTTGTGCAACACTTTTATGAAGCTTGGGTTTACCATGAGGTGTTTCCATTTTTCCGCGACTTCAGAGCCGCGAAGAACAAATGGGAGCAGAAAGAGAGACCTCATGCACAATGACATGCAAAAGCAGTTGCAAGGCTATGGGCTCACGACGGCGCAGATCCTCTATCGCCTGCCCGATCATCCGCAATTTCTGCAGACCTATATCTGGCAGGACTACGATCTCGCCCCGAATTTCCCGGAGATGCGCAGCTTCCTGAAATTCTGGCAGGAGAAGCTCGACGGGCCTCTGCATTCGGTGCGTTATGTACACCGCCGGCTGATCTCGGCTACCGAATGGCAGGCGGTGAAGGGAGAGTTCATTCTGCACTAGCCTGGCTTTGCCAAGCGATCAGACATGTGCTTCGCCATGGGCGAAATCGCCGTCGTCCGGCCCACGGTGTAATGTGCCATAGAGGATGGAGGCGTAGAACAAAACCACCATAGCGATCACCAGCCAGCCGGGCACCGGTCCGAGGGCTGCGTTATCGACGATATAGCTCCACGAATGCGCCAGCTCTTGCGGCGCGCCTTCCGTTTGCAGCTTCGGCGTCGAGATTTTCAAGATCCACGCCAGCAGCAGGATCACATACATCCAGCAGTAGTTCCGCCGCAGCCGCCGCTGTATTGCCTCAAAATAGCCGAGCAGAACCCGCGGTGCACGCAGGCTCTTGGCAATCGATAGCGCCCAATCGGGATTGAGCTCGGCTTCGGGCGCCAGGATCTGCGCAAAATAGCTGCGCTCCAGTTGCCGCACGCGCGCTCGGTAGACATCAAAGAAGCGATAGCGTCGCGCCTCAATCATCAGCAGCAATGTGATCAGCATCATGCCGAACAGCAACACGCCATGATGCGACGACGGCGTCGACAGCGATACCGAAAGCAGCGCCGCCACTACGGTGATTGCCCAGTTCGACGTCCGATCGATGCGGTCGCGCCAACTGGTCATCCGCGCGAGCTCGCCGCGGTAATAATGGTTCAGCGTGTTGGTGATTTCCCCCGTGGTCTGGGGTAGCGGCGGCCGTTTGATGTCCGCAGTGCTATCCATGAGATGGGATGTGGTGAGCTCGGTGGCCATTGTTCTTTCCTCCCATTTCTTCTTTCGCGCAACGGCTTTATGGCCCGCCGCTGCTGCGGACGAATATTTTGCTCCTTCAACGCAACCATTGCAAAAGCCATTCAAGCGTCTTAAGGCCTCGTTGACGAATGGAAGGGCTGATACTCATGGCGAAGAAAAAGATCGACGAAGACGCGCTGGCAGAAGCCTATAACCGCGCCCTTGCGCTGGAAAAAGCCGGCGATATCGACGCTGCGGTCAAAGCCTATCAGGACGTGCTGGCGATCGATCCCGAGGACCATGGCGGCGCAGCCGTACGCATCGCCTCGATGGGTCGCGGCGAAACGCCGGTTAAGGCACCGGACGCCTATGTCGAGACCTTGTTCGACCAGCATGCCGAAGTCTTCGAGGACGTGCTTGTCGAGCAACTCGGCTATCACGTTCCGGTTCTCGTGCGTCAGCGGCTGCAAGCGCTCGGCCTCGGTCCCTTCAAGCGCATGCTCGATCTCGGCTGCGGCACGGGCCTGACCGGCGGCACGCTGCGCGATATCGTCGAGGACATCACTGGCATCGACATTTCCGAAAACATGGTCGAAGTCGCCCATGAGAAGGATCTCTATGAGACGCTGTTCGTCGCCGAGGTCGAGGACTTTCTCGACGACAATGATGAAGAGCCATTCGACCTGATCACCGCCACCGATGTGCTGCCCTATCTCGGAGCACTGGAGCCGCTGTTCTTTGGCGCCGCCGATAACATGACGCCGGGCGGTCTCTTCATCTTTTCCTCTGAAACCCTGCCCGAAAACGCGCTTGCCGGCCGCCCTTACATGGTCGGTCCGCACCAGCGCTTCGCTCATGCGGAAAGCTACGTGCGCGAACGTCTGATCGCGACTGGCTTCGAGCTGATCGAAATTACCGACATCAATGTCCGTATGGAAGACGGCCAGCCGACGCCCGGCCATCTGGTCATCGCGCGTCTCGCCGCGGAATAAAACGTCCTATGCAGGATGCCTGAGATAGTTATCCAATTGGATAACTATTCCTTGCTTGATGGCCTTCGATCTGTTACTTAGCCATTCAGATAAGTTTCAGCACGAAGCCTCGATATGGGAAAGGTCTTTGCATGTCCCTTATTCTCTACCAGCACCCCCTTGCCTCCTTCTGTCACAAGGTCCTGATGGCGCTTTATGAGAATGGCACGCCGTTCGAAAGTCGCGTCATCGATCTCGGCAACGAAGGGTCGCGCGCCTCCCTGCTACGGCTTTGGCCGATCGGGAAATTCCCTGTCCTGCGCGATGAGGCGCTCGACAGCACAGTTCCCGAGAGCAGCATCATCATCGAATATCTCGACCGGCATTATTCTGGCTCGACGCCGTTGCTGCCGCTCGATCCGACGGATGCGCTCTGCGTCCGCCTCTGGGATCGCTTCTTCGATCTATACGTCCAGGAACCGATGCAGGCGATCGTTGCCGACAAGCGCCGCCCCGAAGGTACCCATGATCCTCAAAGCGTCGCTCAAGCGCAGACACTATTGCGCACCGCCTACGGCATGATCGAAAAACAACTGGGCGAAAAACTCTGGATTGCCGGCGACGCTCTGACCATGGCGGATTGCGCCGCAGCGCCGGCATTGTTCTACGCCGAAACGCTTGTACCGTTCGACGAACAGCACGTCCGGCTGAAGCAATATTATCAGCGCCTGCTCGATCGTCCGTCCTTCGCGCGGGTTCTCAGGGAGGCCATGCCTTACTTCCACTTCTATCCCTATCATGAAAAACTGCCCGCTCAGTTCCGGCCGGAACGCTCGCATGCTTGAGGAACCCCTGGCACTCGACCGGATGTTCCAGGCGTTGTCGGATCAAAGTCGACGCGGCATGATCGATCGCCTTGGCCGCGGTCCCGCCTCGGTGACAGAATTGGCGCAGCCGCTCGCTATGGCGCTGCCGACCGTGATGAAACATCTGCACGTGTTGGAGACCAGCGGTCTGGTGCTTTCGGAAAAGACCGGCCGGGTGCGAACCTATCACCTGCGAAAGGAAGCGCTGGCATCGGTCGAGCGCTGGATCGCCGAGCGCAAGGCGGGCTGGAACAGCACCTTCGACCGGCTGGACCAGTTTCTGGCCGAGAATTCCGAGGAGACAGTTGTAAAATGATTGAGAAATCGACGGAACATACAACACTCACCATCGAGCGCCATTTCAAGGCGCCCTTGCCGCGCGTCTTCGGCGCCTGGGCTGTGGCCGAGAACAAGCGCCAATGGTTCGCCTGCCACGGGGATTGGACGCCGCTGGACTTCCAGCTCGACTTTCGTCCCGGCGGCAGCGAGAGCAACCGGGTCGCCTCGACGGACGGCGTGGTGCACGCCTATCAGGCCCGCTATATCGACATCGTGCCGAACGAGCGCATCATCTATGCTTTTGACATGATGCTCGACGATAAGCGCATCTCGGTGTCATTGGCCACCGTCACCTTCGCGCCGGAACCGGCCGGCACGGCGATGATCTTTACCGAGCAGGTGGTTTTCCTGGACGGTTACGGTGACAATGGCTCGAGGCTGATGGGCACGGAAATAGGCTTCGACAATCTGCGGCTCTATGTCGACGGCAACGAAACCAGGCCAAATTAGGCTGCTCGCACATCACCAAGGATAGCGGCCAGCAACTGACCTTCGAGTTCGGCCAGCGCCGGATTGCCGTGGCGGCGGGGATGCGGATCGGGAACGGCGAGATCGAGTACGATCCGCCCCTCGTCCAGCACGACGACCCGATCCGCCAGATGCACAGCCTCGCTGACATCATGCGTGACAAGCACCGCGGTAAAACCGAGTTCGCGCCAGACGCGGTTCAACAGCTCCTGCATGCTGATACGGGTCAGCGCATCCAATGCGCCAAGCGGTTCATCCAGCGCCAGGATGCCCGGTTTGCTGACCAATGCGCGGGCAAGTGCCACGCGCTGCCGCTGGCCACCGGAGAGCCGCGACGGCCATTCTCCGGACTTTTCCGCAAGCTGCACTTCCGAAAGCACCGCCGCAGTTTCGGACTGCGCCACCTGCCACGGGACACCCTCCCCGAGACCGACGGCGACATTGTCGGCAACCGAGAGCCAAGGCAGCAACCGCGGCTCCTGAAAAACGATGCGGGCATTCGGCGCCGCGTCACTTCCATCGGCAGTCTCAAATCGCAGGTGGCCTGCGGTCGGCTCATCGAGCCCCATCAGGATGCGCAATAAGGTGCTCTTGCCGCAACCGCTTTTGCCAATGACGGCGACGAATTGGCCGGCGGGAATGTCGAGATCGATGCCACGCAGCACACGATTATTTCCAAAACTCTTTTCCAGGCCCTTGATGCAGATGGCGGCAGCGCCTGTCTTGGGCTGAGTGTCCTCGGAGGGGTCCGATTGAACGCGTTCCAATGCGATAGCGGTCATGGGATGCTCCTCAATTCTGATAGGCCGGATTCCAGCGCAGCGCCCTGCGTTCCAGCGCACGGGCAACGACATCGGCGAGCTTTCCGAGCACGGCATAGATGACCAACGTCAGCACTACGACATCGGTCATGCCGAACTCGCGGGCATTGTTGGCCATGTAGCCGATGCCCGATGACGCGGCGATCGATTCCGCCACGATCAGCGTCAACCACATGATGCCGAGCGCGAAGCGCAGCCCGACAAGGATCGACGGCAAGGCACCGGGGAAGATCACTTTCTTGAACAGGGTCCAGCCGCTCATACCATAGACCTGCCCCATCTCGATCAATCCACGGTCGACATTGCGAACGCCGTGATAAGTGTTGAGATAAATCGGGAAGAGCACGCCGAGCGCCGTCAGAAACAGCTTCGATTCTTCCCCGATCCCGAACCAGAGGATGACCAGCGGCACCATCGCCAGATGCGGGATGGTGCGCAGCATCTGCAGCGTCGTATCGGTCAGCTGTTCCGAAAGCCTCGATATACCGTTGGCAATGCCGAGCAGGAAGCCGATCGAGCCGCCAACGAGCAGGCCTGCAAAGGCCCGGCCGGCGCTGACCAGAATATTATGCGGCAACTGCCCGGAGATCGTCGTTTGCCAGAATGCCACGACGACAGCGGCCGGCGACGGCATGATGCGCGTGGATATCCACCCGACCGATGAGCCGAGCTGCCAGATCGCCACGACGGCAATAGGTAGCAGAAAAGGCAAGAACCGCTCCAGGGAGACAGCCGGCCGCGCCGGCTTGACCGGGTGAACCCGGCTCTCGGCGGCGGCGCGTACGAAGGGTGTATCGAATGCCGACATTGGGATCTCCCTGGAACGATCTCGTTAAGAGCCGGAAACGACTTTCAGATTGCCGCCATGGCTGCCGCCGGCAAAAATCTGTTTTGCGCCGAATTCGTTGCGGAAGCCAGCTCGCTGCTGCTCTCGGTTCAGCCCAAGTTCGGGGAACAGCAGTTCCGCGACGCGATAGGCCTCTTCCAGATGCGGATAGCCGGAGCCGATCACCGTTTCGATGCCGATGTCCTGATATTCACGCAGCCTTGCCGCCACCGTCTTCGACGACCCGACCAGCGCCGTACCGGCACCAGCACGCACGAGGCCAACGCCTGCCCAGAGGTTCGGCGAAACTTCCAGCCTGTCGCGGCGGCCGCCATGAAGGGCCGCCATGCGCTTCTGACCGACAGAGTCGGATTGATTGACGAACTGCTCCTGCGCTTCGCGGATCGTCTCGTCGTCAAGCTTGGAGATCAGCCGGTCGGCGGCGGCCCATGCTTCCTCATCCGTCTCGCGGACGATGAAATGCAGGCGGATGCCGAAGCTGATTTTGCGGCCCTTGCGAGCAGCGGCCGCTCGCACCTTCTCGATCTTCTCGGCCACCTGCGCCGGCGGCTCGCCCCATGTCAGATATTTGTCGACACGGCCGACCGAAAATTCGATGCCGGCATCCGACGATCCGCCAAAATATAGCGGCGGGCGCGGCGCCTGCACCGGCGGCAACCCGAGCTTGGCACCCGTCGCCTTGATGTATTTGCCGTCGAACGTCGAGGTGCCCTTCTCCAGCAGCTCTTCCCAGACGGTAAAAAACTCGTCGGCATGGGCATAGCGTTCGTCATGAGCGAGATGAATGCCGTCGCCCGCCAGTTCGGCAGGGCTGCCGCCAACCACGATGTTCAGCAACACACGACCATTCGAGACACGATCGAGTGTCGAGGCGAGACGAGCATAATAGGCCGGCGATGCCGTACCGGGACGGATCGCGACCAGGAATTTCAGCTTCTGCGTCTGCGCTGAGAGCGCCGCGGCGGTGACAAACGACTCCTCGCAGGAGACGCCTGTCGGCAGCAGCACGCCGGAATAGCCAAGCCGATCGACGGCCTGCGCGATCTGCGTGAGATAACCTATTTCCGGCCCGCGATTGAGATCGGTCGAGCCAAGATAGGTGCCGTCGCCGGAGGTCGGAATAAACCACAGGAAGTCGATGGGTTTGGCAGTCTCGGTCATGATGTTTCCTGTCTCCTGGACACGCTTGATCGGGAGCCCGCTTCTCAGGGCCTCTATCGCGATAGTGACATAGACTACTTATTATATCGACAATACAGATTTTCTATTGTTGCCGGTGTAGCGGAATATTTTTCCCCGCTGTGCCCCGTGCCCACTGTGTTTCAAGCGCAGTGGACATCGGCTGTGTCGGATAAGTCCCAGCTGTTCAACTCGCCTTCGGCCTCCACACGATATCGGCGACAGCAAGCTTTTTCGGCACGATGCCCGACCCATAAAACTCGTCCGCTAACCCCTGCTGATAGGCGATTGCGTCGTCACTGATGGTCGAAACACCGCCAAGATTGAAATCGGGGCGCGTCAAGGTCACCCGGGTCACGTCGGCAGGTACACCGGTGATCGCGGCGAGCGCTGCGACGGTATCATCGAGATGAGCCTGTGCATCAGCACCGACCTTGGCGAGTTCATCGATCACATCCACAATGACCTGCGGATTGTCCTTGGTGAAATCTCCGTTTGCCAAGAAATAGCTGAAGGAATCGACGATGCCCCGCGCCGTCGCCAGGATGCGAGTATCGGGATCAGCCTCGGCGATGGCGAGATAGGGATCCCAGATCGACCAGGCGTCGATCGCACCGGTCTTGAAAGCAGCGGAAGCATCCGGTGGCGCGAGATCAAGCGCCTGGATGTCATCCACCGTCAGACCGCCCTTGCGCAGTGCTTTCACCGTGACATTATGAGCGCTCGACCCGCGCTTGAACGCAACTTTCTTGCCCTTGAGGTCGGAAAGCGTCTCTATCGGCGAATCCTTGCGCACCAGGATGGCCGAGCCCTCCGGGCTTCCCTTGTATTGCCCGACATAGAGCAGATTGCCATTGGCGGCCTGTGCGAAAAGCGGCGGTACATCGCCCGTGGCACCGAAATCGAGCGCACCGGCGCCGAGCGCTTCCAGAAGCGGCGGGCCAGAGGTGAACTCGGACCACTCGACGGAGATACCGCGATCGGAAAGCCGCTTTTCCAGCGAGCCCTTGCGATTGGCGAGCGCCAGCACGCCATTTTTTTGCCAGCCTATGCGGAAGGTCGTTGCCGTCGCGGCGCGTGCCGGCCGGAAGGACGGCAGCACTAAGGCCGCTGCCGTGGCGCCGAGAAGGCTAAGTGTCTGTCTGCGCGAGATCATCGAAAGTCCCTTTCCCCAACCGGGCCGGGATGTTTCCTGCGATCGCCGGCTCTATTGTCAATGTCTAAGAATTGCAAATCCATAGATTATATCGACAATTGATATTGTGAATTTCTGCAATTAAGGCGAAATTCGATTTCGGTGAGAGACGAAAACACGGAATTATCTTCCAAGACTTGTGAGACCGCGACAAGTTTGCCGACAAATCGGTCTTCCGTCCCTCTCGCCTTTCCGCTAAGCCTTCAGGCAAAATTTTTGGAAGGAGTCTCGCGAATGGCAAGGGTCGCATTCATTGGCATGGGCGTCATGGGCTATCCCATGGCAGGGCATCTGAAGGTCAAGGGCGGTCATGACGTCACCGTCTATAACCGCACTGTCGCCAAGGGAGAGGCTTGGGCGAAACAATTTGACGGCAAGTTTGCCCCCACCCCTGCCGCTGCGGCCGAAGGCGCCGATTTCGTCTTCACCTGCGTCGGCAATGACGAAGACCTGCGTTCGGTAACGACTGGCAAGGATGGCGTACTCTCCGGCATGAAGGCGGGCGCAATCCTGATCGACAACACCACAGCAAGCGCCGAGGTCGCTCGCGAGCTCTATGCCGCAGCCAAGGAAAAAGGCGTGGACTTCATCGACGCCCCTGTCTCCGGCGGCCAGGCCGGCGCAGAAAACGGCGTCTTGACCGTCATGTGCGGCGGCGATGAGGCGGTGTTCGAAAAAGCAAAGCCGGTGATCGATGCCTATGCCCGCATGGTCGGCCTGATGGGCGCCGCCGGCGCAGGGCAACTCACCAAGATGATCAACCAAATCTGCATCGCCGGCGTCGTCCAGGGCCTTGCCGAAGGCATCCATTTCGGCAAGCAGGCCGGCCTCGACATCGAAAAGGTAGTGGAAGTCATCTCCAAGGGTGCGGCTGGTTCCTGGCAGATGGAAAACCGCCACAAGACCATGAATGTCGGTAAATACGACTTCGGCTTTGCCGTCGACTGGATGCGCAAGGATCTCGACATCGTCTTGTCCGAAGCCCGCCGCAACGAGGCCAAACTGCCGCTGACCGCCCTCGTCGATCAGTTTTACGGCGACGTGCAGGCCATGGGCGGCAATCGCTGGGACACGTCGTCACTGCTGGCAAGACTGGATAAGAAATAACGCAAAGCAATCCGTCCAAAGACGGTTCTTTACAGAGCGCTATTGTTAAAAATGGCGCTCAATCGTCGCTCGATTTTGCATTCTCCAGCATCATGTAATCCAGCGGCAGCTCCGTCGAATACTTGATCTGCTCCATTGCGAAGGCCGAGGAGACATCGCGGATTTCGATCTTGGCGATCATACGCTTGTAGAAAGCGTCATAGGCCGCAATATCCGGGACGACGACGCGCAGGAGGTAGTCGACGTCGCCGCTCATGCGATAGAATTCCACCACTTCCGGGAAATCGGCGATCACTTCGGAAAAGCGCTTCAGCCATTCGATCGAGTGGCTGTTGGTGCGGATCGAGACGAAAACGGTGACCTTGGTATTGACCTTTTCGGGATCGAGCAGCGCCACGCGACGGCGAATGACGCCATCCTCTTCCATCTTCTGGATACGGCGCCAGCATGGTGTCGTCGACAGCCCGACCTTCTTTGCAAGATCGGCCACGGCCAGAGTGGAATCCTCCTGCAGCAGACGCAGGATTTTGCGGTCAAGACGGTCCATTTCGATTGCCCTTTCGAATTATATTCTCTCTATAGCGCATTTTTACCGGAGGAAAAGAAACTTGTTTCAAGAAACAAGGATTTTCACACGCTCCCGCAATACTGGCAGCAATTCCGTCTCAAACCAGGGATTGCGTTTCAACCAGCCGCTGTTGCGCCAGCTCGGATGCGGTAACGGCAAGACGGCGGGCGATTGGTTGGTAAAGAGGTACCGCCGCCATTCCGAAACGGTTTCTGTCATCGATGCCATTCGTCTCGGGCCGAGATGCCAAGCCTGAGCATATTGACCGATGGTCAGGACGAGTTCGATTTGCGGCATGGCATCCATGGCTCTCTGCCGCCAAAGCGGTGCGCATTCCCTGCGGGGTGGCAAATCACCACCAGCAGCGTCATAGCCAGGGAAGCAGAAACCCATTCCCATGATGGCGAAATGCTCGACGTTGTAAAAGCTGTCGCGCTCGACGCCCAACCATTGCCGCAGCCGGTCGCCGGATGCGTCGTTGAACGGCAGGCCGCTTTCATGTACCCGCAGCCCCGGCGCCTGCCCGGCGATCAGGATGCGCGCCGTCGCCGACAACACGGCGACCGGTCTCGGCTCATGCGGCAGCCGATCCGCCTCCCCGCGTATCGGCGCGTCGCGGCAGACACGGCAAACCGCGATGGCTTTGCGCAGCGCCTGCAATTCTTCTTCCTGCGCCATCACCGATCCCATCCGACAAACCGTCGCAAATAGTCTCCCAACCCGGCTAACGGATCGCCGCTCCGGGCGCGTTCCGCCTGCTCTTCCCGCCGATAGTCGCGCGGCCGCTCGAAATCGCCGGCCCAAAGCCCGGCCCTCGCCTGCCGCGCCGCAGCCTCCTCCGCGGCGTAGCCGCCATAAGACACGGCCATGCCGCTGCGCACCATCGCGCTATTGATGTCGACGTCGCCAGCTTTGCAGGTCACCAACAGCCGGCCGTAGCGGTCATGTTCGCTCCCCCGACATTCCGCCGGAGCCGTCTTCATTAATTTATCAAGTGCTTTGCGCGCCTCTTCGCCGCAGGCCCATCCAACATGATCGCGCTGACATTGCTGCCGATATTCCGGCGCATCGATGCCGAGCAGCCGCAGACGGTCACCGTCCTGGGCGAGCGTATCGCCGTCAACGACATAAAAACTGCCAGTTTGAATGAGTTCTGGGCGATTGTTCATCTTCAACGCCAGCAAGGCGATCAGCCCCAGCAGCGCGAATGTGGTTACGCCGTCACGAAACAGGCGGCCGAACCGCGTCACGCTTTTGCCTCCTTAAAGAACAAACCCTTGGCAAAGATGGCAAACAAATCATTTCTGAGCAGCATCTTCTTAAGGTTTGGCCGGTAGTCTGTAGCCCTAGGCAGGCCAAGTTTCAACGTATCCATGAGCACCGGCGTCAGCACATCGACAGATAAGATCATCGTCGACCGATCGCGCAGTCACCGTAACCGGGCTGTGTCGAAAGCGGTGCGGCAGACGCGTGAGCGCCTGCAATCCGGCCACAGCCGGAGCTTCGATCCCGAAATCATGATGATGCATGTCGACACCCTCCTACAGGGTGCCTCGGTTATGCCGATCTTCGTCATCATCGTCGCAGCGCTCGGCGCCTATCTAACACGCGACGCGCAGATTTTCATTTGGGCCATCCCGACGCTCTCGGCACACGCCATCAACATGCTGCTCGGACGCCGCGCGAAGAAGCGCGAGATGACGGCCGAGCGCACCCGGAAATGGCGCCAGATCTTGTTGCTTGGCCAGCTGCTCATCGGCTTTTGCTGGGCGTTCTTCGCCATGCAGAACTGTTCGACCTGCGGCGGCGACAGCTTCGTGCTCTATAAGAGCGCAACGCTGCTGGTGGCGATTTGCGTCACTGCCATGGCAAATTTCATGCTTCCGCGTGCCGTGCCGTTCTCGTTTGCGCCAGCAACCGTCGCGCTCGCCGTCAAAGCGGCGCTGACGCGCAATCCGCTCGACATCGCCCTGACCGCCGCCGTCGCCGTTGCCGTCATCTTCTTCACCTTCATTACCAACAGGATGTTTCAATCGAACCTGAAGATCCTCTCGTTCCAGTCGGAAAAGGACGATCTGATCGCCGAGCTGGAAGTCGCGAAATCCATGTCGGATGAAGCACGCCGCCGAGCCGAAGAGGCGAACCTCGCCAAGTCACGCTTCCTGGCCTCGATGTCGCACGAGCTCAGAACGCCGCTCAACGCCATCCTCGGCTTTTCCGAGGTCATGTCGGCGGAGGTGATGGGACCGCTGAACAACGCCACCTACCGCGAATACACCACCGACATCCATCGTTCGGGGCAGCATCTGCTCAACCTGATCAACGAGATTCTAGACCTATCGCGCATCGAGGCCGGTAAATATGAGCTGAACGAGGAGGCAATCTCGCTACTTGATATAGCGGAGGATTGCATCGGCATGGTGCAATTGCGCGCGCGTGGCAAGAACATCTCCATCTCGCCGCAGTTCGAGCCTGAGCTCCCTTCGGTCTGGGCTGATGAGAAGTCCATGCGCCAGGTGATCCTGAATCTTCTCTCGAATGCGGTGAAATTCACGCCGCAAGGCGGAGAGATCACCGTCAAGGTCGGCTGGACCGCCGGCGGCGGGCAATATGTCGCCATCAAGGACAATGGTCCCGGCATTCCCGAGGAGGAAATACCGGTAGTCCTGTCCGCCTTCGGCCAGGGTTCGATCGCCATCAAGAGCGCCGAACAGGGTACCGGCCTCGGCCTGCCGATCGTTCAGGCGATTCTTGCCAAACATGACGGCCAGTTCATGCTGAAATCCAAGCTACGAGAGGGCACGGAAGTCATCGCCATCCTGCCAGCCAAGCGCGTACTGCAAAGCCTGCCCGCCATCGAGGACGCGCCTT
It encodes the following:
- the ssuD gene encoding FMNH2-dependent alkanesulfonate monooxygenase, coding for MTETAKPIDFLWFIPTSGDGTYLGSTDLNRGPEIGYLTQIAQAVDRLGYSGVLLPTGVSCEESFVTAAALSAQTQKLKFLVAIRPGTASPAYYARLASTLDRVSNGRVLLNIVVGGSPAELAGDGIHLAHDERYAHADEFFTVWEELLEKGTSTFDGKYIKATGAKLGLPPVQAPRPPLYFGGSSDAGIEFSVGRVDKYLTWGEPPAQVAEKIEKVRAAAARKGRKISFGIRLHFIVRETDEEAWAAADRLISKLDDETIREAQEQFVNQSDSVGQKRMAALHGGRRDRLEVSPNLWAGVGLVRAGAGTALVGSSKTVAARLREYQDIGIETVIGSGYPHLEEAYRVAELLFPELGLNREQQRAGFRNEFGAKQIFAGGSHGGNLKVVSGS
- a CDS encoding aliphatic sulfonate ABC transporter substrate-binding protein, encoding MISRRQTLSLLGATAAALVLPSFRPARAATATTFRIGWQKNGVLALANRKGSLEKRLSDRGISVEWSEFTSGPPLLEALGAGALDFGATGDVPPLFAQAANGNLLYVGQYKGSPEGSAILVRKDSPIETLSDLKGKKVAFKRGSSAHNVTVKALRKGGLTVDDIQALDLAPPDASAAFKTGAIDAWSIWDPYLAIAEADPDTRILATARGIVDSFSYFLANGDFTKDNPQVIVDVIDELAKVGADAQAHLDDTVAALAAITGVPADVTRVTLTRPDFNLGGVSTISDDAIAYQQGLADEFYGSGIVPKKLAVADIVWRPKAS
- a CDS encoding NAD(P)-dependent oxidoreductase, whose product is MARVAFIGMGVMGYPMAGHLKVKGGHDVTVYNRTVAKGEAWAKQFDGKFAPTPAAAAEGADFVFTCVGNDEDLRSVTTGKDGVLSGMKAGAILIDNTTASAEVARELYAAAKEKGVDFIDAPVSGGQAGAENGVLTVMCGGDEAVFEKAKPVIDAYARMVGLMGAAGAGQLTKMINQICIAGVVQGLAEGIHFGKQAGLDIEKVVEVISKGAAGSWQMENRHKTMNVGKYDFGFAVDWMRKDLDIVLSEARRNEAKLPLTALVDQFYGDVQAMGGNRWDTSSLLARLDKK
- a CDS encoding Lrp/AsnC family transcriptional regulator codes for the protein MDRLDRKILRLLQEDSTLAVADLAKKVGLSTTPCWRRIQKMEEDGVIRRRVALLDPEKVNTKVTVFVSIRTNSHSIEWLKRFSEVIADFPEVVEFYRMSGDVDYLLRVVVPDIAAYDAFYKRMIAKIEIRDVSSAFAMEQIKYSTELPLDYMMLENAKSSDD
- a CDS encoding uracil-DNA glycosylase family protein, whose protein sequence is MAQEEELQALRKAIAVCRVCRDAPIRGEADRLPHEPRPVAVLSATARILIAGQAPGLRVHESGLPFNDASGDRLRQWLGVERDSFYNVEHFAIMGMGFCFPGYDAAGGDLPPRRECAPLWRQRAMDAMPQIELVLTIGQYAQAWHLGPRRMASMTETVSEWRRYLFTNQSPAVLPLPHPSWRNSGWLKRNPWFETELLPVLRERVKILVS
- a CDS encoding thermonuclease family protein, yielding MTRFGRLFRDGVTTFALLGLIALLALKMNNRPELIQTGSFYVVDGDTLAQDGDRLRLLGIDAPEYRQQCQRDHVGWACGEEARKALDKLMKTAPAECRGSEHDRYGRLLVTCKAGDVDINSAMVRSGMAVSYGGYAAEEAAARQARAGLWAGDFERPRDYRREEQAERARSGDPLAGLGDYLRRFVGWDR
- a CDS encoding sensor histidine kinase is translated as MSTGVSTSTDKIIVDRSRSHRNRAVSKAVRQTRERLQSGHSRSFDPEIMMMHVDTLLQGASVMPIFVIIVAALGAYLTRDAQIFIWAIPTLSAHAINMLLGRRAKKREMTAERTRKWRQILLLGQLLIGFCWAFFAMQNCSTCGGDSFVLYKSATLLVAICVTAMANFMLPRAVPFSFAPATVALAVKAALTRNPLDIALTAAVAVAVIFFTFITNRMFQSNLKILSFQSEKDDLIAELEVAKSMSDEARRRAEEANLAKSRFLASMSHELRTPLNAILGFSEVMSAEVMGPLNNATYREYTTDIHRSGQHLLNLINEILDLSRIEAGKYELNEEAISLLDIAEDCIGMVQLRARGKNISISPQFEPELPSVWADEKSMRQVILNLLSNAVKFTPQGGEITVKVGWTAGGGQYVAIKDNGPGIPEEEIPVVLSAFGQGSIAIKSAEQGTGLGLPIVQAILAKHDGQFMLKSKLREGTEVIAILPAKRVLQSLPAIEDAPLVERRKKSFA